In Rubripirellula tenax, the following are encoded in one genomic region:
- a CDS encoding magnesium chelatase, which translates to MNAIMAPPHPSTLAELTQSGWQTKTVKQEIRDNFTRMLASGEELFPGMIGYEDTVIPEINLALLAGHDILFLGEKGQGKSRMMRMLTRFLDEWIPYIDHPDLPIHEDPSLPITSLGKRLIAEHDPADIRIGWWHRDQRYAERLSPGTKFADIIGEIDPAKLTGGVSMSAEEALSFGLIPRMHRGIFAMNELPELDELVQVGLFNILEERDVQIRGYPIQFDIDVVILFSANPSTYNRSGKVIPQLKDRIGTIVQTHYPAERDQGIAILQQEVGEQLDGDYPVSVPYFMYQIVEEITNQARKSKYIDQASGVSARFSLANFRTIVASARQRGIVHNERPAVPRISDFGHLYASSLGKLELDLMGTHQMSERQVLDAVVAQAIAVVFGEYVEEHGLGEIAEIFRGGVRIEVSDMLPSSDYATRLKSVPPAWDKAFEVNAGESEAVRASCVEFVLAGLYSMDKISRSQRHGKIQYEV; encoded by the coding sequence ATGAACGCCATCATGGCCCCACCCCACCCAAGCACCCTGGCCGAACTGACTCAAAGCGGTTGGCAAACAAAGACCGTCAAACAAGAAATTCGCGATAACTTCACGCGCATGCTTGCCTCTGGCGAGGAACTGTTCCCCGGCATGATCGGCTATGAAGACACAGTGATTCCTGAGATCAATCTGGCTCTGTTGGCCGGTCACGACATATTGTTTTTGGGTGAAAAGGGCCAAGGCAAAAGTCGTATGATGCGGATGCTGACCCGTTTTTTGGACGAGTGGATCCCCTACATCGACCATCCGGATCTGCCGATCCACGAAGACCCAAGCCTGCCGATCACTTCTTTGGGAAAACGCTTGATCGCGGAACATGATCCGGCGGATATCCGGATCGGGTGGTGGCATCGCGACCAGCGATATGCCGAACGACTGAGCCCCGGGACCAAGTTCGCTGATATCATCGGTGAAATCGATCCAGCAAAGTTGACCGGCGGTGTCAGCATGAGCGCCGAAGAAGCCTTGTCCTTCGGATTGATTCCCCGGATGCACCGGGGCATCTTTGCGATGAACGAACTACCCGAACTAGACGAATTGGTTCAGGTCGGCTTGTTCAATATTTTGGAAGAACGCGACGTCCAGATCCGCGGCTATCCGATTCAGTTTGATATCGACGTGGTGATTTTGTTTTCGGCGAACCCGTCGACTTACAATCGAAGCGGCAAAGTGATCCCGCAGTTGAAGGACCGAATCGGCACGATCGTGCAAACGCACTACCCAGCCGAACGGGATCAGGGTATCGCGATCCTGCAGCAAGAAGTCGGCGAGCAACTCGATGGCGACTATCCGGTCTCGGTGCCCTATTTCATGTACCAGATCGTCGAAGAGATCACCAATCAGGCAAGAAAGAGCAAGTACATCGACCAGGCCTCCGGTGTATCGGCTCGGTTTTCATTGGCCAACTTTCGCACCATCGTGGCGTCAGCTCGGCAACGAGGAATTGTGCACAACGAACGTCCCGCCGTTCCAAGGATCAGCGACTTTGGTCACCTGTACGCCAGTTCTTTGGGCAAGTTAGAACTTGACCTGATGGGCACGCATCAGATGAGCGAGCGGCAAGTACTGGATGCCGTCGTAGCGCAGGCAATTGCCGTGGTCTTCGGGGAATACGTCGAAGAACACGGATTGGGTGAGATTGCCGAAATTTTCCGTGGCGGCGTGCGTATCGAAGTCAGCGACATGTTGCCAAGCAGCGATTATGCAACGCGACTGAAGAGCGTCCCGCCGGCTTGGGACAAAGCATTCGAGGTCAATGCGGGCGAAAGCGAAGCGGTTCGCGCATCCTGTGTCGAATTCGTCTTGGCGGGCTTGTACAGCATGGACAAGATCAGCCGCAGCCAACGACACGGCAAAATTCAGTACGAAGTCTGA
- the ftsH gene encoding ATP-dependent zinc metalloprotease FtsH, translating into MDKKSDDQIPKNSSREGNGGSQGGDNQPPRRNNNSLLIALILAALVVMLFYNRGEERSLVSASFFQKELERDNVESILIGEQQVYGTFKTRPEAPPVEIEGKKEVRKGDDGEPDKYLKKFAFNRSTDAGWVVDLQSQLEKAKVDFSYLSKDNTEQILYFLLMVGLPLGVLLFLFMMLRRSRNDMMGGGFLSGFSKSPAKRFEASDKMVTFNDVAGLDGVKADLQEIVDFLKTPEKFQKLGGRVPKGVLLNGPPGTGKTLLARAVAGEAGVPFYSVNGSEFIQMFVGVGASRVRDLFKTAKENSPAIIFIDEIDAVGRQRGAGLGGGHDEREQTLNQILGEMDGFSGNQAVIVVAATNRPDVLDPALLRPGRFDRHITVGRPTMKGREAIFKVHVRDVPLADDVDLHRLAAGTVGLTGADIRNMVNEAALWAARQDKKVVDMDDFDNARDKILMGAKREEVLQESEKEKTAYHEAGHTLTAWHLDGANIVHKVTIIPRGRALGVTQYVPNEDRLSISKRELDHQLIVFLGGRAAEKIIYNETCVGAENDLERATSIARRMVTHWGMSAKIGPVSYKTSDEDPFLGREIHQTRQFSEHTQELVDEEVARILLEADQKAEQLLREHRAELEKITRALLEHEELGEAELTEILGPSIQVRNRDSDGMGKTLTPESAAEHTPGPAVNN; encoded by the coding sequence ATGGATAAGAAGTCAGACGACCAGATTCCCAAAAATTCCAGTCGCGAAGGCAACGGTGGTTCCCAAGGCGGGGACAATCAACCGCCCCGACGTAACAACAACTCGTTGCTGATCGCACTGATCTTGGCCGCTTTGGTTGTGATGTTGTTCTACAATCGCGGCGAGGAACGATCTCTGGTTTCGGCAAGTTTCTTTCAAAAAGAGTTGGAACGGGACAACGTCGAGAGCATCTTGATCGGCGAGCAACAGGTTTACGGCACGTTCAAAACGCGGCCTGAAGCACCGCCTGTCGAAATCGAAGGCAAAAAAGAAGTTCGCAAGGGTGACGACGGCGAACCCGACAAGTACTTAAAAAAGTTCGCCTTCAACCGATCCACCGATGCCGGCTGGGTGGTCGATCTGCAAAGCCAGCTGGAAAAGGCAAAGGTCGACTTCAGCTATCTATCGAAAGATAACACGGAACAAATTCTGTATTTTCTTTTGATGGTGGGGCTGCCGTTGGGTGTGTTGCTGTTTTTGTTCATGATGCTTCGCCGTTCGCGAAACGACATGATGGGCGGTGGCTTTCTGTCGGGCTTCAGCAAGAGCCCGGCCAAACGATTCGAAGCCAGCGACAAGATGGTCACGTTCAACGATGTGGCCGGGTTGGATGGTGTGAAAGCCGACCTGCAGGAGATCGTCGACTTCTTGAAGACGCCCGAAAAGTTTCAAAAACTGGGCGGACGCGTCCCCAAGGGAGTCCTGCTGAACGGACCTCCCGGCACGGGTAAGACGCTGCTCGCTCGCGCCGTCGCTGGCGAAGCGGGTGTGCCGTTCTACAGCGTCAACGGCAGCGAATTCATTCAAATGTTCGTCGGTGTTGGTGCCAGCCGCGTTCGTGACTTGTTCAAAACAGCCAAAGAAAACAGTCCGGCGATCATCTTCATTGACGAAATCGATGCGGTCGGTCGCCAGCGTGGTGCCGGGCTGGGCGGTGGACATGATGAACGCGAGCAGACTCTGAACCAGATTCTTGGTGAGATGGACGGGTTCAGCGGCAATCAAGCCGTCATTGTCGTCGCCGCAACGAACCGACCCGACGTGTTGGATCCCGCGCTCTTACGCCCCGGACGGTTCGACAGGCACATCACCGTTGGCCGACCTACGATGAAGGGTCGCGAGGCAATCTTCAAAGTTCACGTGCGTGACGTGCCGCTTGCCGATGACGTCGATTTGCATCGCTTGGCGGCCGGAACGGTGGGGCTGACCGGTGCCGATATTCGAAATATGGTCAACGAAGCGGCACTCTGGGCGGCGCGTCAGGACAAAAAAGTCGTCGATATGGATGACTTCGACAATGCTCGCGACAAGATCCTGATGGGGGCAAAACGCGAAGAAGTCTTGCAAGAGAGCGAAAAAGAAAAGACGGCGTATCACGAAGCCGGCCACACGTTGACGGCATGGCATTTGGATGGCGCCAATATCGTCCACAAAGTGACGATCATTCCACGTGGTCGAGCGTTGGGCGTGACCCAGTATGTCCCCAATGAGGATCGGCTCAGTATCAGCAAACGTGAACTCGACCATCAATTGATCGTGTTTCTAGGTGGCCGTGCGGCCGAGAAGATCATCTACAACGAAACGTGTGTCGGCGCCGAAAATGACCTCGAACGGGCGACCAGCATCGCGCGTCGAATGGTCACACACTGGGGCATGAGTGCCAAAATCGGGCCCGTCAGCTACAAGACAAGCGACGAAGATCCGTTCTTGGGACGCGAGATTCACCAGACGCGTCAGTTCAGCGAACACACGCAGGAATTGGTCGATGAAGAAGTCGCCCGAATCCTGTTGGAAGCTGATCAGAAAGCAGAGCAACTGTTACGGGAACATCGGGCGGAGCTCGAAAAAATCACCCGAGCATTGCTGGAGCACGAAGAACTCGGCGAAGCCGAACTGACCGAGATTCTTGGGCCGTCGATCCAGGTGCGAAACCGCGACAGCGATGGAATGGGCAAGACGTTGACACCCGAAAGTGCAGCCGAGCACACCCCAGGTCCGGCGGTTAACAACTAG
- the rsgA gene encoding ribosome small subunit-dependent GTPase A, whose amino-acid sequence MPKKKKSSKHRTDFRKNHQGRVRGGDLTRDFTGGKEMADLSQGERVSGKGDLTRKRTIATESHSDDAESTAHLISGRVISAHGLKCKVMADDGAMYECAIRQVLKSLSIDGRSAVVAGDYVWFRAETPQDGMIQRVAPRHGIICRTSRGQQHVIVANIDYLLIIASAAQPGLKPVLIDRFLLTAKQCDVEPVIVINKIDLVDPTSLQSLIGAYAALGFRVLMTSAESGVGVDYLRELLHGKQTALAGQSGVGKSSLLNVVQPGLGLAIGRVSTDNDKGRHTTTTSQLIPLANGGAVFDTPGIRQFQLWDISAGEVAGLMPDIRPYVNACRYPNCLHLSEDDCAVKDAVADARIDARRYDAYCHLLEDDLLVED is encoded by the coding sequence ATGCCTAAGAAAAAGAAAAGCTCGAAACACCGAACGGACTTCCGCAAGAATCACCAAGGGCGTGTGCGGGGAGGTGATTTGACGCGAGACTTTACCGGCGGTAAGGAAATGGCGGACCTGTCCCAAGGGGAACGCGTCAGTGGGAAGGGTGATCTGACCCGCAAACGGACGATTGCAACGGAAAGTCATTCCGATGATGCCGAGTCCACGGCGCACCTGATTTCGGGCCGCGTGATCAGTGCTCACGGATTGAAGTGCAAAGTCATGGCCGACGACGGTGCCATGTACGAGTGCGCCATCCGGCAAGTTTTGAAATCGCTCAGCATTGACGGTCGCTCGGCCGTCGTCGCGGGAGACTACGTTTGGTTTCGCGCCGAAACGCCTCAGGACGGCATGATCCAACGCGTCGCACCGCGGCACGGCATCATCTGTCGAACTAGCCGCGGCCAACAACACGTCATTGTTGCTAACATCGATTACCTGTTGATCATCGCCAGCGCAGCGCAACCGGGGCTTAAACCCGTCCTGATCGATCGGTTCTTGTTGACCGCCAAACAGTGTGACGTCGAGCCGGTGATCGTGATCAACAAGATCGACTTGGTCGATCCGACATCGTTGCAATCGCTGATCGGCGCCTACGCGGCACTGGGTTTTCGAGTACTGATGACGTCCGCTGAATCCGGCGTTGGTGTCGACTATCTTCGGGAACTCTTGCACGGCAAACAAACCGCTTTGGCGGGTCAAAGTGGTGTTGGAAAAAGCAGTTTGCTGAACGTTGTCCAACCGGGGCTCGGGTTGGCGATCGGGCGGGTCAGCACCGATAACGATAAGGGACGCCATACGACAACAACGTCGCAATTGATCCCCCTGGCCAATGGCGGTGCGGTCTTCGACACGCCTGGCATTCGGCAATTTCAGTTGTGGGATATTTCAGCCGGCGAAGTTGCCGGTCTGATGCCCGACATCCGGCCCTACGTCAACGCTTGCCGCTATCCTAACTGCTTGCACTTGAGTGAAGACGATTGTGCCGTGAAAGACGCCGTCGCGGACGCCCGCATCGACGCACGCCGCTATGACGCCTACTGCCATCTGCTAGAAGACGACTTGTTGGTGGAAGATTGA